The Panicum virgatum strain AP13 chromosome 3N, P.virgatum_v5, whole genome shotgun sequence genome includes the window CCGATCGCTTTGTGTTTGTCTCTAGCCCTTGCGGTTTCGATTCGGTCTCGAGGTGTTCTTGCGAATTcagagccttctgctcctgcccGATGACTCGATGAGTGTTCTTGGCTCCGGAATGGCGCCGGCATTCGCCTGCTCCTCGATCGTTTCCAGCCTCCTTTTTCCGATTCTTTTTTGTTCGTCTTGCGGATTCGCAGTAGAGCACCTTGTTTTTATTGTTTTCTCGGGGTTTCCGACGCCGGGCATGCAGGCCCGTGTCAGAGCCATGTCTGCGTTGGGTCTTCCAACTCGCAGTTCCCCTCGCCTTATTCTTtccttggccgtgtttggttgaggatgtaaaaaatttcgcgaaaactttttggtttttttaccattaatttagagtatcaatgaagtttatttacaaaaccaccttcgcAACTCTcgtataaatcgcgagacgaatctaatgaggtatttaaacacgtgattagaggatggttactgtagcaaatcatcaattaattatcgtcattagattcatctcaatAAGTTACCTCCGTCcctgaaaaagttttacaaatagactataTTTAGTCTAACTTTCAGAAGTTTGGTTGTTTTGTGAAATCTTGAAAAGACCGtttaccaaacacggcccttCTTCCTCTGCTTTTTCCACTGTCGCGCAGCTCGTGttcgtctccctccctcccctgttccgCGTTCGCGCCGCGTCGCGTTAATGCTCTCGCTTCTTTGCTTCAGGTTTTCTTTCTTGTTCTTTTTTCTAATCAAGGGAAGGGATTAATGCTCGCATCGATTCTCTACTTTTTTCTGTCTTTTATATATTTCTGTTGTGTTATTGTCGCTACTGCCTACTAGGGAGGTTGTCCTGGTTCCGGTGGCCTGCATGTTTTACATGACATTGTCCCCTGGGCTTCGTGTCGCGATTTCAGGGTGCGAAGCggcgcaacggcggcggcggcgacagcgaaAGCGTGATCGCCTTCCCGGGAGCGGGAAGCTCGAGTTGAGCGGCGGCGCAACGGCCGCCGATGGGACCAATGGAGCCGCGCTACCGTCCCGCCGGCGCCCCGtaagatcccccccccccccccctccctcgaCCCCAACCAAAGCTGCTTCCTTTTTCCTTtggttcttcctcctcccgcgccgcggCTGCGCGGTGTGCATGCCGCATTAGATAGGTGCGCGCCGACCCGACCAGCcggaggaagacgacgacgacggcagcggtgaCGCGTCGCCAGCCTCCCCGTCCTCTTAATTGCCGGCGCCGGAGTGGTTGGTGGTTACGCCTCCTCGCCTGCGCGGCCTCGCATTAACGGCACGAAATCTCCCCTGTGCTCCCCATCAATCCAGTCCTCCGGCGCTCGCCGATCAGCACCCAATACCGCATCTTTAGCATGCCAATTATAGGGTAGTGCCATGCCGTGGCTCATTAACACCCTGCTTAGCTCGCTCGGTggtctccctctcctcctccagtCCTCCACGCACTGTCCCTATCTGACCCCCAAGGACTGCTCGTCTTCGTCGCCGATCCACCGGATTGCCGGACGCGTCCGTCTCCACTGGATCCTGGTCTCGTTTTCGCCGCTGGCTTTTTACCTGGTTGGCCGCCCGGCGGCGACCGGCTGCCCTCTGCGGCGAGGCTGACTTGTGGCCGTAGACTTTCGATTTCGGCGGACGCGCGCGTGACGTGTACAAGACGTGGCCTTGGCGTGTGCTGCCGACGGATGAGTTCAGCACGCTTGGATCATCCCGGTTACCTGCACGGTAGTGCTAGCAGTTAGTCTGAAAGTTTTTGGTGACTGTTCGTGGATGCCTGATCCTAACGTTCCCCCGCGATCTATCGAACAGCTAATCATGGTTCGGATTTGGAGGATCGGTCCGGGGTTAGGTATAAAGCCACCTTTGCGATTTAGTAAGATGTGATGATGCTTGTTGTTCCTTACAATTAAGGTTGTGAGTTGTGACAGTACAAGTCCATGCGATTTTCTTCTCTGAATTTTTCGGCGTGCTAAGCGGTTTTTGAGTTCCTTTACACTTCCTATTTTGATTGGCAAACACCTTTTGGTGTGGCTCACTAACACCCGACTATCGGATATACTGCATCTTTGGGTGCTTTCATCCGTCATTATTGTTGTGCATTTTCTGCCAATAAAGTGGTTGTGCCTATCAGCATTCCACTTATTTGGACTCATGGCAAACCTAATAAAGGACGATATCATAGCATTGCCTGTACATGAAAACGTTATCTAGTCTATCGTCTAACGTATCACGAGGGAAAAGTAGGACTTGAATGTGTTGCACTTTTACTAGTTTTAGCTGCTGTATTCAGTATTCGCGCAGTTGTTTGTAGTAAGTACTACATGAAGCATTTTGGCTACTACAATTTCCACTTGTGCTGATGACTTTTTTTTTAGTAAAAGCATTAGTGCTTCCCTAAAAGAGGTCTCTGCAATTTTACTGTGCCTGTACAAATTGGTTTTCGCTTTCAAGTGATCATGCTGTTATCTCTCCGTGATTATAACGCGAATCAAAgtaaaaaaggaagaaaatgaCATATACCTTTGTGTTCAAGAAGGAACTTCAGAATCTGTCTTCTTGTAGAAGCAGCACGCCAGCACCTAGTACTTAATTTTCATTGGCAAAGCAAGCTAAGAAAGATGTCTCCTTTGAATTCCCTTTTGAATTCCACGTGTGAAGCATACTACGTTGATGGCTGATCTTGTCTGATAAAGGAGCTATTGCTTTGCACGACTAAGTTTGCTTCTACCTTCTGCAGTGAGGATACAACTAAGAGAAGGACCTCTAAAAGCAAAAGCTTCAAAGATGTCGAAAATTTTGAAGTTCTTGTCATTGAAAAGAACTGTGGTTGCAAGTTCAAATCTTTGAAGATCATGATCATAGCTATCATTTCTGCAACAGTTCTTACCCTTATAACCCCAACCTTGTATGAGCACCAATTGCAGTCAGCCTCCCGGTTAGTACAATACAACCTctgttgttaaaatatttctgTTGCTGCAAAAATATGACAATGCCTTTACAAGTATATATAACTATGGTCTCATTCTAGTTTATATGCTTTCCAGGTTTGTGGACGTCGGTTGGATGTGGGACAAAACAAGTTCTGACCCGCGATATGCTTCATCTGTTGATGTTCAGTGGGATGATGTACATAGAGCACTCAGAAATCTAAAAAGTGGTAATCAAGATCTCAAAGTTGGACTCTTGAATTTTAACAGCACCGAGTATGGCTCCTGGACACAGTTGTTGCCGGACAGCCATGTTTCCATAATAAGACTTGAGTATGCCAAGGACAGCATTACTTGGCAGACACTGTATCCTGAATGGAtcgatgaggaggaagaaactGAGATACCCTCTTGTCCATCTCTCCCAGAGCCCAATGTTCGAAAAGGTGTACGCTTTGATGTCATTGCAGTGAAACTTCCTTGTACCCGTGTTGCGGGTTGGTCAAGAGACGTTGCACGGCTCCATTTGCAGCTCTCAGCAGCAAAATTGGCTGTGGCCTCTTCGAAGCTCAATCACAAGGTCCATGTGCTTTTTGTAAGTGACTGCTTCCCAATTCCTAATCTCTTCCCGTGCAAGAACCTTGTGAGACATGAAGGCAATGCTTGGTTATATAGTCCTGACTCGAAAGCATTAAGGGAAAAGCTCAGGCTTCCAGTCGGATCTTGTGAGCTTGCTGTTCCTCTCAAAGCAAAATGTAAGTTGCTTATTTACTAAGCGTCAGCACATTGAGTACAGCCTTTTtcaacagaaatatattttgtgCTCTGTTTTTGCTTATTGTTCTGATCATAAGTGCAAACTTCCAGTAGATAACATCTGTTCTTATTGCTGCAGCAAGACTTTTCTCAGTAGATCGACGAAGAGAAGCATATGCAACAATACTGCATTCAGCAAGTGAGTATGTCTGCGGTGCTATCTCAGCAGCACAAAGCATTCGCCAATCAGGATCAACTAGGGATCTGGTCATCCTTGTTGACGAGACCATAAGTGATCACCACCGGAGAGGATTGGAGTCTGCAGGGTGGAAGGTCAGAATAATCCAAAGAATCAGGAATCCGAAAGCTGTGCGTGATGCTTACAACGAGTGGAACTACAGCAAGTTCAGGTTGTGGCAGCTGACTGACTACGACAAGATCATCTTCATCGACGCTGACCTCCTCATCCTACGGAATGTTGACTTCCTGTTCGCAATGCCAGAGATCACCGCGACTGGCAACAATGCAACGCTCTTCAACTCCGGTGTCATGATCATAGAGCCTTCCAACTGCACGTTCCAGCTGCTGATGGACCACATCAACGAGATCACGTCGTACAATGGCGGCGACCAAGGTTACCTGAACGAGATTTTCACATGGTGGCACCGCATCCCCAAGCACATGAACTTCCTGAAGCACTTCTGGGAGGGCGACAGCGAGGAGATGAAGGCGAAGAAGACACAGCTGTTCGGCGCCGATCCCCCGGTCCTCTATGTTCTCCACTACCTGGGCCTGAAGCCGTGGCTGTGCTTCAGGGACTATGACTGCAACTGGAACAACCCCCCGATGCGCGAATTCGCTAGTGACGTCGCGCACGCCCGGTGGTGGAAGGTGCACGACAGGATGCCCCGGAAGCTCCAGTCCTACTGCCTCCTGAGGTCACGGCAGAAGGCCGGGCTGGAGTGGGACCGGAGGCAGGCTGAGAAGGCCAACTCTGAAGATGGCCATTGGCGCCGCAACATCACTGACCCCAGGCTGAAGACCTGCTTTGAGAAGTTCTGCTTCTGGGAGAGCATGCTCTGGCATTGGGGCGAGAACAATAACAGGACGAAGGGCAGCCCCGCGACGGTGACGACGGCGAGCTTGGCAAGCTCATGATCTGTACATATAAAAACAAGCAACTTCCCATAAGGCAACCATACATGCATAGCAATAGTTTGTATAGGTACCTGTGCTTCTTAGGTCTTTGCTATACAAAATACACCCCTCCCTGTTGCTGTCATGGCTGCAGCTCTATGTCAGCTGCCGGCCTGCCTCGATGGCTAACGATTCTTTTGGGTTGGCTGAGATAATAAGTTACTTTTACATGTAAATTTCCCTGCTGAAATTCTGTGAGCGTGAGTGAGAAATGCATTTGTACAGGGCGCCAGTTATAAGCGGTTACTGCATGGAAAAATATGGCTAGTTGTATAGTGTACACCGACAGACTTTGTATATTACAACGCCTTACCGACAGTACAGAAACAGAGCACTGCAAGGTAatactagacatgcaaagtttgCCAATTCAATCGAAAGGGGGAGCTTTTTGACAAGGTTTCTTGTGAATGTTTGTACATACAATTTGAAACACAAATTTGTTGTTTTTTGGACTCGCACAAATTTGATTTTTGGCAACATATAAAACGAACTACCAATTTAGTAACAGTTCATAGAATGGCTGCCAATGTTTTCTAATCCTTAGCAACCGAAAGACGTGATACAAAATCTACACCTCTGGATGCGTGCTTAACCTTGTAGACAAGTTAAGGAAATAATGTTGAGGCCCATACACAAGTAAGGGTAGATTGAGTATATTGCCGCAATATTCACCCCACCGTGTTTCTCCAACCTTTGCAATTCGGacgttttaaaaaaaatcagttcAGCCATGCATCCAACTACAATAAGAACAGTTTTAAGCAAGTCTTAAGGTTTTGAATTTTTAGAGCATAAGTAGAATAAACAAGTCAAAGCAGTAAAAAAAAATCGACCGGGGGGATGAAACGGACCCCAcccgtatttcattaagaggagcgACTGCTCAGCTCTTCCCGgccgagaaaccccccgaaccctggcccatgcccACAAGTCAAAGCAGTAGCAAAACCATTTCTATATTTGCTTTCCTCCAATCAAAGGCGATGCCATTGTAGGTGCAATTTCTAGCACTGCCACTGTTTTTATCATAAATTTAGTATTCATATTCGAACAAGCATGTAGAAACAGTAGATAAATCGCTCCAAGCTACGGATCAAAAGGTCAGTTTTTCAGTCCATCTTGAAAGCGCCCGCTCGGTGGCTATTCATATGAACTTCTCTAGTGTTACAAGGAACATTGCATTGGTTGCTATTAAACTAGGCATGTAAACTTTGCAACTCAAATTGAAAACTGAGCATTTTTTTGGCAACTTATCAAGTGAATGTTTGCACATTCTGAATGAAACACAAATTTGATTTTTGACAATAGAAAATGAACTGTTAGTACATACAGGTGACAGAATGAATGTCAATGCTTTCTAATCCTTAGCAGCAAAAAGAAGTGATACAAAATGTACATCTCTCCAAGAATGTTTCACTGTGTATAGAAGTCAGAAGAAAAGAATGTAGAAGTCCAGTGACCACCTTGCAGATGCAGCTGCATCATCCAGGACGTATGTTAATCCTCTACTATACGTGACAATGTCAAATGTCACAATATACAAGTGTGAGAAGATTCAGTATGCTGCCACTACATTCACCCTGCCATGTTTCGCCAACCTGTGCAATTTGGACGTGAAAAAAAAAGGTCAACTCAAATCCAACTACAACAAAAACAAGCTCAAGTTTAGGAACGAAAAATTATTTTGTAACACTTGAAGCAACTCAAGTCGCATCACATACTAACAGAGGTAAAAGAAAATATACTAGCACACTCATGTATGGACAATTACTGATAAATGTATATGCAAATGAATAAAATTTGGAAAATTGTAATTTAAGACTTTCCAAAGTAGTATCGGCAAAGAGCTCTGGATCATTCCAGATGGATTGCTTGACTGCAGGTTACCAAGGGTCAACCATCATAGTCTAAGCCATCTTCTCTCGGAGCAACCTCCTATTCCCCTTCAAGTAACTGTGAATCTCACTATTTTATTGGAAAATCTCATGTAATAATGTATGACATTCCATGGGTATTATGGTTCAGTAGAGATAGCAAGTGTTTATGCATTGTGTCTGCAAGACTTCAAAACTTCATCACACAGTAGATGCAGTGGAATAACACTATATTTTGGAACCGAAAGCAACTTGTGATATGATGAAACTGTCTGGTTGAAAAACATCATTTTTCCTCACAGTACTCATAGAAAAGAAGAAACATCTTAGCATCGATAAGAACTCACCATTTGTCAAAAGGTAAGAAAATACGAGTTCATTCCAAGCATCAGGGACTCCCGGCAGACACCAGTGGCTGCAATCAAGTACAGTGGGAGGATAACTCCAAGTGCCAACATGAGCATCACTTCTGAACGCTCCCATTAAAGTTACATTTAGAACTGTTACAGGAACTTTCATGTTGGCCACAACATCAGCAAGTGTAGCCCCAAATTCACTCTTATCATTTCCTTTGGCCTCCAATGAAGGCAGTTCTGTTACCTCACATACCTTTTGGCTCGTGTCCCTGTCGATGGGAAGAGCACTCTTGTCAGTCCATATATAATAGCTATAGCACAGCAAATGATGAAAAGAACTGATAGTGCATTATTTCTTGCAATAATACTACTGTTTGTGCTAACCATGCTCGTGTTAGACCATATCATAATTTTAGGAATGGGGAAATGAAGTTTTTCCAGATGAAGTATAAGTTCCAGCCTCATGCACCAACTAGAGATGCATACTGCCATTCAGAAAAATGAAGTATAATTGTGTAGCAAAACAGTGAAAAACATCAAATGAAGAGGTGTGGTGAGATAAGGTATCTGTATTAACTAAATGCAGTGCAATCACAAATCGACCCTGGAAAGCGTAagattttttatatttattgaCGTGAAGCATTTTACAAGTCATGAACCATAATGTAGATAAAATGAAGAATAAACATCACTACATATGTCTTGGTGCAGCTATAAGACACATTGCACAGTAAAGTGGACTGATTACAGATTACATGTAGTCAAAATGGATTGTGATCTCAAATAAATTTTGCAAACAGAAAAAGATTCACTATAATTAAATCGGTGCAATTATCTATGTTGCCACTATCAATttacataaataaataaaggCATAGCAGTATATCATTTAATAGGACTGAAAATTACATGGCTATCTAGGTTATCAAGGTACATGGGTGAAGTTAGTTTCTTAGGATTGAAGATTAATATCTTTTTTTAATGAGATTCAAATGCCTAACAACCATAATAATCTTTCAGAGTCTGAGTTTGTTATATATAACATACCCCCAATGGGATGGCTCATATGTGCGAAAGAAGACATGCGTTCGATTTAGATCAACTCTTTTTTCTACCCACGAGGCCCAGGTCTCCAATGCCATCCTGAAGCCAGCATCAATGGATGTACCTAGTTTAAGTGAACGTCCGGCTTGAAAATAGCAACCCCTGTTGTAAAAAattgaagatgaagaagacTGTCACTTGGTGAGCATGAAACAAGCAGAAGTAATTTGACTATGATGTGAACACAGTGTTCTGTGGAAACAAATGGAAAATATGTTAAATCGAAGGCACATATACGTACAGCAAATAAAATCAATAAGTTGGCAATTTAAACGTTGCCATTTCAACACCGTGTAAGACTGCTTATACAGTAGGTCAGATAAAGGTAAGATCCTATGAAAAAGGTTGGTATTGGTATTGCACAGGATGTGCAAGGCACTCACATTCATTTTGTAGCCCCCCACCCTGACACCCAAGTGTCTGCTGTAGTATCGGTATCCATGTTAAGTAGACACATACATTATtcctcaaaattcaaaattaccAGACTCTACCTCTAACTAGAACATGAGCTAGGATTCTATCTCAAAAATAAGGGTAGTTTTTTTGGGGGGTATAAGATAAGGTGCAGTATTGGAAATACTCGGCAGCAACCAGTGTATCAAAGTGAACAGAGGCACAGAGCTACTTgtcttttttgaaataaaaaaaggtATCCGCAATTACTAATCAACCATAAAAATATGAGTGGCAAAGCAGACAGACTGACAAACAGTACTGAAGCAACTACACTTTTTTCAGGTTTAGAACTAAAGGGCagattaaatcaatgcaagggACCTTACGTATCAAACAATTTGGTCGGTGTCCACCAATGCCCGGTGTTGAAAATCAAAACGTCCGAATTCAGCCATTTCCGGCTGAGATTATCCATCCTATCCAACCTCAATGTGGATTTGACCCTCTTGGGGGCATGCCGCGGGGCCGGGTGCTGCTGCACGAGGAACACCGAACGGAAGAACTCCACGGTGAGGCCGTGCGACGCGAACCTGACCGCCAGGTGCCGTATTATTTTGGTGATCTCGTTCCCGTTCACCTCGAAGACGGTCCTGGGGTCGTCCACCGCGGCCATGAGCATGCAGATGAAGGACTCCCACTGCGTGCGGCTCATGGAGTCCCCCACGAACACCACCCGCTTGCCGCGCAGCCGCTCCAGCGCGGCGCGGGCCGCGAACCGcggcacctcgcaccggcgggGCTTCCACCGCCACTTCAAGTAGCCCGTGTCGTTCCGGCCGTTGGCGAGGCAGTCGAACCCGCGCTCCGCGAACGGGCACTCGGAGCTGTTGTAGAGTGGGTGGCGCCCGGTGTTGTCGGGCACCCAGGCTCCGTCGAACACGTcgcaccgctcgccgccggcgccggcgccgaggcccAGGCCGGCGTCCCCGACgaagccggcgccggccgcgcgccctcCCCGGCCGACGTAGCGGAAGACGTAGAGGTAGAGCGCGCAGGAGAGCACCAGCGCCGCGGAGGCCAGGAGGGACGCGTGGGCCGCGCGCTCCAGCGACGCGCCCGAGGGCGGCCACCGCCACCTGCGCCGCAGCGCCGCGAAGGCGGTCGCGGCAGCAGAGGCGCGCGGGCTCCCGGCCCCGGAGCCGCCCCGCGACGAGACGCGCGCCGGGACGCCCCGGCTCGAGCCCGCGCTCGCGGTCACCATCtcactcccgccgccgccgccgccgctggggccAGATCTCTCATCCCTCGACTCCCCGCCCACCAAATCAGCAGTACTCGGCGGTCGCCGCCTGCCCCGGGTGGCCCCGCCGAGACACACCCGGCGTGTGGAATCCTGGAGGGGCTCCAAGCTCGCCTCGTGGCGCGGGTGCGGTGCCTGCTGTGCCTCCGAGCCCGCCCGTGCCGTGAGCTCGCCTCTGGCGTGACGGCGGGAGCTGGTGGAGGCGGTTGaggcagtagctggatcgtctGGTTCCAGCCGTCCAGCGAGGCGCGCCGCGGTCACTGGAATGTGGGACCTGAAGCCGATGGGGGCCCACAAGTCGGGTGGGTTCGTGGCTGGGAACACGTTGGAGCAGGCAAAACCAAAGGGTTCTGGAATTTGCCTGATTGGTGCTTGCCCAGCTTTGATCCTTGCAGACTTTGCGCTTGGGGAAGAATAGCCAGCTTACCTACCTGATCAGCATTGCCATTGCAGTGTTTCCTGGAGATTTTTCTGGTGATCAAGTACCGGTACGGCCAACCACCTAGTCACCTGGAGTATAGAATACCGTGAATTAGGTAATTTATGAAATTGAAAGTCAGAGATCGGGAGTGATTGGGATCTAATAGTTTACTCTGACAGTGATACTACAGGATTTGTCTTTTGGGGGCAAAGGACTCGGATGCGTCATCAATGACCTAATGGCACAGTAGCCGTCACAGCTGGATACCTGATTAGTTTGCCAACAATCCATTGGGCGCCCACAACAAGAAGTCAACAATCAGGCTAATGGTTTCTGAATAAACCGTTTGTCAGGTGGTGAAAATCAGTCGTGAGATTCTGCTACGGAAACCCATGTGGGTACTAAAATAGTAATACACATAATCTCATCTTAACAAACATTGTGCACCTCTTGCTAGTTGCTACTTAAACCATATTCGCCAAAATGAAAATGCTGCATTCAAACCATTATCCAAACATGGAATCTCACGAACAAAAAACAGCCCATGACAAGGCCCTACATCCCTagccatggtgtgcaagtaccCATTAGGTCCGTCGAGCACTCGACTTCAGGTTCCCCGTGGCTGTTAGTTCCAAAACTGGTGCGGATCACATCATCCATGATCCAAGTCAAGCGACACGCCATTTCAGATGTGCAGGTTCACTTCTTGGAGGggagctttctcctcttggcaGGCTGTTCACGCTTCtgctccttcctcttcttgagCTGCACCTGGTGCGACCTTCCCACCAACGACGGCTGCTCCTTCAGCCCGAAGCTCCTCGCTACGTGCCCCAAGTGGAGCTTCTTCACCATGAAAATCTTCTTCAGTTCGCCTCGGTGGGCAGTGTAGGCACGAACCCAGGAACAGAAAGCGTCCCTGGCAAGCTTCTTTGTTGCATCCTGGAAAAGAATAAAGAATATGACAATATGTTATTCACTGATATGTGATATCAATTGCTTAATGCTTAGTTTACAATATTCATAAGTTCATAACAAGTAATCAGCAAAAGCTTTTCACATGTACACGTCTGCTCATCATTGAAGGGCGAAATATAATATTAGCCAAACAGCAGCTTGAGgtagaaggaaaaagaaaatatgcaTTACCTCACCAGCGACAAAACCCTCCAGTGATCTCTGCAGAGACATTATCCAAGGGTGCATGTCTAAAGATATTATCTTCCTTTTGTGAGGTTTCTGTCCATTTACAGGAAAGCTATCCAAAACCTTTTGAAAGGGGTATTCTGTCAGGGATACACCATGTGACTCCAGATCTTTCAAATAGTCAAGTTCAATAGGTTGCAAAAACAAGAGAGCCTCCCCCTTTTCACCAATCCTTGCAGTTCTTCCAACCCTGTAATGAAGGGGGATAATGTTATTAAAACATAACTAGCAATGGCAAAGTAGAATGCTAACTATCTTTGTTGCTTATGCATTGGGCATTTAACATCTTCACAAGAAACTAAAAAACAAGAATTAGTAAGAATACACTGCAGAACTGCCTTAGTATTAGCAACCTGCTAGATAAAAAGATGTACTATCAGTGATGCAGTGAACACCAgaaacatactccctccgtcctgaaatacAAGGCATTTTGGTTTGTCCTAAACCAAATTGTTCTAAGTTTaaccaagtttatagaaaagagtaataatattttgaatgacaaatgagaataattaaatccattatgaaatatattttcataatttacttatttgatgtgttagatgttaatattcttctctataaatttggtcaaccTTAGGCTACTTTGACTCAAGACAAACCAAAATGCCTTATAATTCAGGATGGAGGAAGTAATAAGGCACTATGTAATAAGCAAgcaaaatgcaaacacataTTTTGTCCAGTTCCAATACATGAATTACAATGGAGACAAAATcacaaaatacaccaaaaccctACAAGTGCATTAGACAAGGAGATGATCAGGTACCTGTGAACGTATTCAGAAGCTTCCCCTGGGGAATCATATTGTATGATGTACTTGACTTTTGGAAAGTCCAAGCCTCTAGCAGCAACATCGGTAGATACAAGAATTGCAGATTTCTCAGAACCAAAACCCAAAAATGACTTTTTGCGATCATCCTGCTCCATATTACCATGCAAACGGAACACTTTACAACTAAGAAATTTTTGCTTCTTATCCATATCAAGTTGTGGGCCAGAGCTCCATTCAAGCTGGCTGAGTACCGCGTGATGGAAATCAACAGAGTCACAAGTTGATAAGAAAATAACAACCTGCAAAAAAAGCAATGTAAGCTAACTCGCAGGTCATGATAGGTAGGAGTCCCAGGGCTTCCAGAGACCTATCTGTGGCAAGTGAAACATTAAGTCGAAATTACAGTTCAGTGAAATTTAAACCACTTCAGGACATAATAAGCAACTCACCTTCTGAGAAATTTGTCTTTCAAATAGAGATTTGAGAATCGACAGAAGAACTGCAAGCCTTGAGCCACATGAAACTAAATAAAAGTAAAGGTTTGTTATACCACCTAAGGAACAAACAACAAGCATGAACtttaaaaaatttaaaccaAGCAACTTGTTTCTACCTTTAACGTATCTTTGGACTAATTGTGCAGGAAGCTTGAAATCATCAACTGCATGTTCCAATATATCATTTTGCTTTTCCAGTATCccgtcctcatcatcatcagatAATAGAGAAGTATGACTGTTCCCTAGCGTGTTCGATTTCCCTGAGGGCTTCTTTTGATCATCAAGGCCAATCATCACTGGATTCTTCAAACTAATTTTAGCCAACCGATTCACCTTCTCATTAAGAGTTGCAGATAACAGAAGGTTTTGCCTTCGGATATGCTCCCCTTTGTTTTTATTTTGATCAAGAGCTCCATTCCTTGAACCCAAGTGCTCTAGAATATCCTCAACTGCTTTCCCAAAACCAAGTTCGAGAATGCTGCATTAATACAAACATAAGTGTGAGTGTGGTAAAAGTTGTGCCCATCGAACAGGAAATCTTATTTCGAAACCAAATGAGGAGACTATTGCTATCAGACCTGTCAGCTTCATCAAAAACTATCCAGCGCAAATTTGAATAAACAAATGACGCAGTATGCTGCAAATGGTCAAGGAGGCGCCCAGGTGTAGCAATGAGAATTGATATTCCTAAACAAATGTCCAGAGTCAAAGCATGACATCACACACAGGTACAATTGATTCCATAAATGACTTTATCAAACGAGATATACCTTTTCGCAGTCTTGCTTTCTCTTTTGCTCTGTTCTC containing:
- the LOC120665406 gene encoding DEAD-box ATP-dependent RNA helicase 17-like isoform X1: MPKKLGKPPPPAAAAQEEGREDLFASCSFADLGLHPTLCAHLQDKMGFQAPTRIQAQAIPVAMSGQHMLVKAATGTGKTLAYLAPIVHLLQMREPRVDRTHGTFALVLVPTRELCLQVYGIAQQLVHRFHWIVPGYVMGGENRAKEKARLRKGISILIATPGRLLDHLQHTASFVYSNLRWIVFDEADSILELGFGKAVEDILEHLGSRNGALDQNKNKGEHIRRQNLLLSATLNEKVNRLAKISLKNPVMIGLDDQKKPSGKSNTLGNSHTSLLSDDDEDGILEKQNDILEHAVDDFKLPAQLVQRYVKVSCGSRLAVLLSILKSLFERQISQKVVIFLSTCDSVDFHHAVLSQLEWSSGPQLDMDKKQKFLSCKVFRLHGNMEQDDRKKSFLGFGSEKSAILVSTDVAARGLDFPKVKYIIQYDSPGEASEYVHRVGRTARIGEKGEALLFLQPIELDYLKDLESHGVSLTEYPFQKVLDSFPVNGQKPHKRKIISLDMHPWIMSLQRSLEGFVAGEDATKKLARDAFCSWVRAYTAHRGELKKIFMVKKLHLGHVARSFGLKEQPSLVGRSHQVQLKKRKEQKREQPAKRRKLPSKK
- the LOC120665406 gene encoding DEAD-box ATP-dependent RNA helicase 17-like isoform X2, with the protein product MLLRRPRTPPYPLRPPSRLVKAATGTGKTLAYLAPIVHLLQMREPRVDRTHGTFALVLVPTRELCLQVYGIAQQLVHRFHWIVPGYVMGGENRAKEKARLRKGISILIATPGRLLDHLQHTASFVYSNLRWIVFDEADSILELGFGKAVEDILEHLGSRNGALDQNKNKGEHIRRQNLLLSATLNEKVNRLAKISLKNPVMIGLDDQKKPSGKSNTLGNSHTSLLSDDDEDGILEKQNDILEHAVDDFKLPAQLVQRYVKVSCGSRLAVLLSILKSLFERQISQKVVIFLSTCDSVDFHHAVLSQLEWSSGPQLDMDKKQKFLSCKVFRLHGNMEQDDRKKSFLGFGSEKSAILVSTDVAARGLDFPKVKYIIQYDSPGEASEYVHRVGRTARIGEKGEALLFLQPIELDYLKDLESHGVSLTEYPFQKVLDSFPVNGQKPHKRKIISLDMHPWIMSLQRSLEGFVAGEDATKKLARDAFCSWVRAYTAHRGELKKIFMVKKLHLGHVARSFGLKEQPSLVGRSHQVQLKKRKEQKREQPAKRRKLPSKK